A genomic segment from Necator americanus strain Aroian chromosome III, whole genome shotgun sequence encodes:
- a CDS encoding hypothetical protein (NECATOR_CHRIII.G10146.T1), with amino-acid sequence MRAAGPARLAEQIEEIAADTRLQADMEILPSNYTFEIPKTIWKIRSTGSKQVALQFPEGLIMYSCLIADILEKYTDCTTVIMGDVTYGACCVDDYTAKSLGCDLLVHYGHSCLVPIQNTEGIALLYIFVTININISHFVDCILDNFKPPCKIGLVSTIQFVSSLQAVRVSLENSGLEIILPQCKPLSPGEILGCTSPRLGDSCDVVIYLGDGRFHLESLMIHNPSLKTYQYDPYSRKFTLEHYNFNVLMRNRKGAVNIASKCNVFGLIQGTLGRQGNIKIVQELERRLEAKNKKFVRVLLSEIFPDKLAKFEEVECWVQVACPRLSIDWGAEFPKPLLSPFELVAALDEISFPSSHYPMDYYSNESLGPWTNNHESYRPVRSKRRQKVVVEGV; translated from the exons ATGAGGGCTGCTGGACCTGCTCGTCTAGCTGagcaaatagaagaaatcgCTGCTGATACACGGCTCCAAGCTGATATGGAGATC CTTCCTAGTAACTACACTTTCGAAATCCCGAAAACTATATGGAAAATACGTTCAACCGGGAGTAAGCAAG TGGCACTGCAGTTTCCTGAAGGACTTATAATGTATTCTTGTCTGATTGCTGACATTCTTGAGAAATACACTGATTGTACGACGGTTATCATGGGCGATGTCACCTATGGAGCTTGTTGCGTGGATGACTACACTGCTAAGTCTTTGG GCTGCGATCTCTTGGTTCATTACGGCCATAGTTGTCTGGTGCCTATCCAGAACACAGAAGGAATTGCTCTGCTCTATATTTTTGTTACTATAAATATCAACATAAGTCATTTTGTTGACTGTATCCTCGATAATTTCAAACCTCCTTGCAAAATTGGACTCGTGAGCACCATTCAGTTCGTTTCATCGCTACAG gccgTACGCGTTTCTTTGGAAAATAGCGGTCTGGAAATTATTCTACCTCAGTGCAAGCCGCTAAGCCCTGGAGAAATTCTCGGATGCACTTCTCCGCGTCTCGGCGATAGCTGTGATGTTGTCAT ATATCTTGGTGACGGAAGGTTTCATTTGGAATCGTTGATGATACACAATCCTTCCTTAAAAACTTACCAGTATGATCCTTACTCGAGGAAGTTCACTCTCGAGCACTACAATTTCAACGTTTTAATGAGGAATCGCAAAG GAGCAGTGAATATAGCCAGTAAATGCAATGTTTTTGGTCTCATTCAAGGAACCCTTGGTCGTCAAGGCAATATTAAGATTGTACAA GAACTGGAAAGAAGACTAGAAGCGAAGAACAAAAAGTTCGTTCGAGTTCTCCTTTCGGAAATTTTCCCTGATAAGTTGGCGAAGTTCGAGGAAGTCGAATG TTGGGTCCAAGTAGCATGTCCTCGATTGTCCATTGATTGGGGAGCGGAATTTCCGAAACCTCTTTTATCGCCATTCGAGTTGGTTGCGGCTCTTGATGAG ATCTCTTTCCCTTCGTCTCATTATCCGATGGACTACTACTCGAACGAATCTCTTGGTCCTTGGACCAATAACCACGAATCCTATCGGCCGGTGAGAAGTAAACGACGTCAAAAAGTTGTCGTAGAAGGGGTTTAA
- a CDS encoding hypothetical protein (NECATOR_CHRIII.G10147.T1) — translation MEDSNLVDHENARLIPSSVQSVEIEERVTRKKVFAVTILLAVNLLNYMDRFTIAGVLGRLQDYFYMSDKEAGMLQTVFIVFFMIFAPVCGYLGDRYNRKMIMITGLTVWIIGVTLSSFVGREHFYWFMFLRGIVGIGEASYSTVAPTIIGDMFYGSMRSIALMVFYFAIPVGSGLGFIGGSTIALWTGSWQWGVRFTPFLGAVFLILIVFGLEEPKRGQIEHAEIEPSTMWEDLKYFMKVRTYVLSTLGFTFVVFCTGSASWWTPLMMTYAYGIQHNIDDVPKDEVAHISIVFGVITCCAGIIGIIAGSTIAQAWREGNWCFRASHRADPFVCAAGSFFAAPFFFLALIVGSHSLNFAWVFMFLAVTSMCFNFAVNMDMLMYVIIPNRRASATAIQTLVGHLFGDASSPYIVGFISDSVRDGAVTSSAKYYALQWAMFLPNAILILSIACYLWATFYVVDDHHRAKDDMHVDDEWNSDVETLIPNVRRTLSEAIDNPIVD, via the exons ATGGAAGACAGCAATTTGGTCGATCACGAAAACGCCCGTCTCATCCCTTCCTCAGTACAAAGCGTTGAGATCGAAG AAAGGGTTACTCGGAAGAAGGTTTTTGCTGTCACTATTCTTCTCGCTGTGAATCTTCTGAACTATATGGATCGTTTTACTATTGCTGGAGTGCTTGGCAGACTGCAAGACTACTTTTATATGAGTGACAAAGAGGCTGGGATGCTTCAG ACCGTCTTCATCGtgtttttcatgatttttgcGCCAGTTTGTGGGTATCTTGGGGACCGGTACAACCGCAAAATGATAATGATTACTGGGCTTACAGTGTGGATAATTGGAGTTACGTTATCGAGTTTCGTTGGCCGTGAG CACTTCTATTGGTTCATGTTTTTGCGTGGAATAGTGGGGATTGGTGAAGCATCATACTCAACTGTTGCTCCTACCATCATTGGCGATATGTTCTACGGATCGATGAGAAGTATCGCTCTAatggttttttattttgctattcCAGTCGGAAG CGGTCTTGGATTTATTGGTGGTTCAACTATTGCTCTGTGGACAGGAAGCTGGCAATGGGGAGTTAG ATTCACCCCATTTCTTGGCGCTGTATTCCTCATTCTCATCGTTTTTGGACTTGAAGAGCCAAAACGTGGCCAAATCGAGCATGCCGAAATTGAACCAAGCACTATGTGGGAGGatctaaaatatttcatgaaGGT tcGGACTTATGTTCTTTCCACACTTGGTTTCACTTTCGTCGTGTTTTGTACGGGTTCTGCGAGTTGGTGGACCCCACTCATGATGACCTATGCCTATGGAATTCAACACAACATCGACGATGTTCCTAAGGACGAAGTGGCTCA CATTTCAATTGTATTTGGAGTGATTACATGTTGCGCTGGAATTATTGGAATTATAGCTGGATCCACCATTGCACAG GCTTGGCGAGAAGGTAATTGGTGCTTCCGTGCTTCGCATCGTGCTGATCCATTCGTCTGCGCTGCTGGTTCATTCTTTGCTGCTCCGTTCTTCTTTCTAGCTTTGATAGTAGGCAGTCATTCGTTGAACTTTGCATGG GTTTTCATGTTTCTGGCAGTTACGAGTATGTGTTTCAACTTTGCGGTTAATATGGATATGCTCATG TACGTAATTATACCTAATCGCCGTGCCTCCGCTACTGCTATTCAAACACTTGTTGGACATTTATTTGGTGATGCATCTTCTCCATATATTGTAGGATTCATCTCGGATAGCGTAAGAG ACGGGGCTGTAACATCTTCGGCCAAGTACTATGCACTGCAGTGGGCAATGTTTTTGCCAAATGCAATCCTAATACTGAGTATTGCTTGCTATTTATGGGCGACTTTCTACGTCGTTGATGATCATCATCGTGCAAAAGATGACATGcatg TAGATGATGAGTGGAACAGTGACGTGGAGACTTTAATTCCTAATGTACGAAGAACTCTTAGCGAGGCTATAGACAATCCCATCgtcgattga
- a CDS encoding hypothetical protein (NECATOR_CHRIII.G10147.T2) — protein MEDSNLVDHENARLIPSSVQSVEIEERVTRKKVFAVTILLAVNLLNYMDRFTIAGVLGRLQDYFYMSDKEAGMLQTVFIVFFMIFAPVCGYLGDRYNRKMIMITGLTVWIIGVTLSSFVGREHFYWFMFLRGIVGIGEASYSTVAPTIIGDMFYGSMRSIALMVFYFAIPVGSGLGFIGGSTIALWTGSWQWGVRFTPFLGAVFLILIVFGLEEPKRGQIEHAEIEPSTMWEDLKYFMKVRTYVLSTLGFTFVVFCTGSASWWTPLMMTYAYGIQHNIDDVPKDEVAHISIVFGVITCCAGIIGIIAGSTIAQAWREGNWCFRASHRADPFVCAAGSFFAAPFFFLALIVGSHSLNFAWVFMFLAVTSMCFNFAVNMDMLMYVIIPNRRASATAIQTLVGHLFGDASSPYIVGFISDSVRDGAVTSSAKYYALQWAMFLPNAILILSIACYLWATFYVVDDHHRAKDDMHVDDEQSHRRLIDFLSSSKNNKQFRLLMRVWVLVFSFLSSVTFLFLPHGYAMAAEKGLLLNYLSI, from the exons ATGGAAGACAGCAATTTGGTCGATCACGAAAACGCCCGTCTCATCCCTTCCTCAGTACAAAGCGTTGAGATCGAAG AAAGGGTTACTCGGAAGAAGGTTTTTGCTGTCACTATTCTTCTCGCTGTGAATCTTCTGAACTATATGGATCGTTTTACTATTGCTGGAGTGCTTGGCAGACTGCAAGACTACTTTTATATGAGTGACAAAGAGGCTGGGATGCTTCAG ACCGTCTTCATCGtgtttttcatgatttttgcGCCAGTTTGTGGGTATCTTGGGGACCGGTACAACCGCAAAATGATAATGATTACTGGGCTTACAGTGTGGATAATTGGAGTTACGTTATCGAGTTTCGTTGGCCGTGAG CACTTCTATTGGTTCATGTTTTTGCGTGGAATAGTGGGGATTGGTGAAGCATCATACTCAACTGTTGCTCCTACCATCATTGGCGATATGTTCTACGGATCGATGAGAAGTATCGCTCTAatggttttttattttgctattcCAGTCGGAAG CGGTCTTGGATTTATTGGTGGTTCAACTATTGCTCTGTGGACAGGAAGCTGGCAATGGGGAGTTAG ATTCACCCCATTTCTTGGCGCTGTATTCCTCATTCTCATCGTTTTTGGACTTGAAGAGCCAAAACGTGGCCAAATCGAGCATGCCGAAATTGAACCAAGCACTATGTGGGAGGatctaaaatatttcatgaaGGT tcGGACTTATGTTCTTTCCACACTTGGTTTCACTTTCGTCGTGTTTTGTACGGGTTCTGCGAGTTGGTGGACCCCACTCATGATGACCTATGCCTATGGAATTCAACACAACATCGACGATGTTCCTAAGGACGAAGTGGCTCA CATTTCAATTGTATTTGGAGTGATTACATGTTGCGCTGGAATTATTGGAATTATAGCTGGATCCACCATTGCACAG GCTTGGCGAGAAGGTAATTGGTGCTTCCGTGCTTCGCATCGTGCTGATCCATTCGTCTGCGCTGCTGGTTCATTCTTTGCTGCTCCGTTCTTCTTTCTAGCTTTGATAGTAGGCAGTCATTCGTTGAACTTTGCATGG GTTTTCATGTTTCTGGCAGTTACGAGTATGTGTTTCAACTTTGCGGTTAATATGGATATGCTCATG TACGTAATTATACCTAATCGCCGTGCCTCCGCTACTGCTATTCAAACACTTGTTGGACATTTATTTGGTGATGCATCTTCTCCATATATTGTAGGATTCATCTCGGATAGCGTAAGAG ACGGGGCTGTAACATCTTCGGCCAAGTACTATGCACTGCAGTGGGCAATGTTTTTGCCAAATGCAATCCTAATACTGAGTATTGCTTGCTATTTATGGGCGACTTTCTACGTCGTTGATGATCATCATCGTGCAAAAGATGACATGcatg TAGATGATGA ACAATCCCATCgtcgattgattgatttcctgTCATcatcaaaaaacaacaagcagTTCAG ACTTCTCATGCGTGTCTGGGTACTGGTCTTCTCTTTCTTGTCATCCGTCACCTTTCTGTTCTTACCCCACGGGTATGCCATGGCAGCAGAAAAAGGGCTGTTACTTaactatctatctatctaa
- a CDS encoding hypothetical protein (NECATOR_CHRIII.G10148.T1), producing the protein MQRRRTYSLPSARRDHECNDSELRLDRILTHLSFLRIHIDNIVLPQENELIERLYREGALYGFNLEYQFPCLESVSKSLRASVRIPAKSFTMTDIQFRHKRVVLLHMNTDIIPFWNREHLKMRLHIQLNTRGKFSTRLLAQCTVPLAELLIPPFCICRDFNFIATKGMTFEGSSLIRIDLGSRDKKLMEKLNNLRDPLLESTYVVHGVSTEKHPGTRSTSSSQSLPSENRPPSRHIPPHRVTSKPGAVPFHERIPSNLTDFSDSVFEDHLATKHPVIHSTGREFRPAVRSDTSSTARERERASPLKKCLVQLTVHEARGLPAVQDERNRYISPNTYISVLGRDGELRSSICERSRRPLWNWSARFYVSGERRNLLVKVFHRDNDGDKLLGFVSIPLPVEEARRVDYEMVDLSGRAGANGEVPVLTMSMETIDQNMSRPPSSYTDGLSPSPRITPPHLRSSSTSSISEISARDQRTIITATREELAEKLRRNLADLDRLMKNIKE; encoded by the exons ATGCAGAGACGACGGACGTACTCGCTGCCTTCAGCGAGGCGAGATCACg aatgcaacgattctgaactgcgACTCGACCGAATTCTCACCCATCTCTCATTCCTTAGAATTCACATCGATAACATAGTCCTTCCGCAAGAAAATGAGCTCATAGAGCGATTATACCGAGAGGGAGCGTTGTACGG GTTTAACCTTGAGTATCAGTTTCCATGTCTGGAAAGTGTTTCGAAGTCGCTGAGGGCCTCAGTTCGAATACCAGCTAAAAGCTTTACAATGACGGATATCCAGTTTCGGCATAAAAGAGTAGTCCTACTTCACATGAATACGGATATAATTCCATTCTGGAACCGAGAACACCTTAAGATGCGTCTGCATATTCAGCTGAATACTCGTGGAAAGTTTTCG ACGCGGCTGCTTGCCCAATGTACTGTACCGCTAGCTGAGCTTCTCATTCCGCCGTTTTGCATTTGTCGTGACTTCAACTTCATCGCTACGAAAGGAATGACTTTCGAAGGATCTTCACTT ATTCGCATTGATTTGGGAAGTCGTGATAAGAAATTGATGGAGAAGCTTAACAATTTAAGGGATCCTTTGTTGGAATCTACTTATGTAGTGCATGGCGTAAG CACCGAAAAGCATCCTGGAACTCGCTCGACAAGTAGTTCGCAGTCTCTGCCAAGTGAAAATAGACCACCTTCCAGGCACATTCCACCTC ATAGAGTCACTTCCAAGCCTGGTGCTGTACCATTTCACGAGAGAATCCCATCGAATCTCACGGATTTCTCGGATTCGGTTTTTGAGGACCACCTCGCTACCAAACATCCAGTTATACATAGTACCGGTAGGGAATTTCGACCTGCTGTAAGATCAGACACATCCTCAACTGCTAGAGAAAGGGAAAGAGCGAGCCCGCTCAAAAAATGTCTAGTCCAACTAACAGTCCATGAGGCGAGAGGCCTCCCTGCAGTTCAAGATGAGAG AAACCGGTACATATCTCCGAATACGTACATTTCTGTCTTGGGAAGAGACGGAGAGTTGAGGTCTTCAATATGTGAGCGATCAAGGCGCCCACTATGGAACTGGTCTGCACGATTTTACGTTTCCGGAGAACGACGTAATCTCCTTGTGAAGGTCTTTCATCGAGATAATGATGGTGATAAG TTACTCGGATTCGTATCAATCCCATTGCCTGTTGAGGAGGCACGGAGGGTCGACTATGAGATGGTGGATCTTTCTGGAAGAGCAGGTGCAAATGGAGAGGTGCCAGTTTTGACG ATGTCCATGGAAACAATTGATCAGAACATGAGCAGACCGCCAAGTTCGTATACTGATGGGCTGTCTCCCAGCCCAAGAATAACGCCACCACATCTCCGTTCGTCCTCCACTTCGTCAATCTCCGAAATATCAGCTCGTGATCAGCGAACGATTATTACAGCTACACGTGAAGAACTGGCCGAAAAATTGAG GAGGAACCTCGCCGACCTGGATCGACtaatgaaaaatatcaaagaatga